tattcTAGGACAGTAGAATGTTTATacttatcattatcattaacacagcaataaaattgttaattaatctaTAAGGTTTGTTTTTGTCTGACCAGAccgaataaatttttcgcaaataactaAATTCTTTGGccgttttatattatttaactaaactcttattaaaacacaaatagaaaaattatagttttttatttaaagaaagtgATCATTTCTTGACTTGATCGTTTTTTTATACCTTgcaattgaatataaaaatcaattctgTACAtgcaaaacaatataatattaatctactcaatatgtttataaatcaaatacaTTAGTTAACGAAGTACAAGccaagaaatattattaatatgttattagaaaaatcttcaatactttttcttatttaactctgttttaattttattatgtttgaataaatcttataatattagacataaatatttccttattctgttcaaaaatatacaacaaTGATGTTGTTGAAGTGAGatacatgtatttttagtTAGTCTTTAACCCAACTCAATTTGTAAATGATAAACTTCATgtgtcaataataataatcttaaaacaGTAAGATAGCACAACTTATTAAAAGACTATCAAACTCTGATGcaattttacgactttcacATCTGCGCACTTGAAGTAGAATTAATCGATACAGAGTAGAgaagcaatttttatatcttgcaCATTTTTAGATAACATATCAGAACGATAAGCTATCGTTTATTGATCGTGTAAGCGATCTAAGCTTTTAGATAAAAGAATAGagaactaataaaattaatggtattaatacatttactAGATTTATTCATAGTAGAATTAATAATCTTGTATATCTTTGTGTTACGTTactgatattaatttatcaatcgaatataaaaatcattcgCGATCTCCAATCTGACTAAAATTTGAATCTGATTAGAATTTTCATGATGTTAAATAAAAGACATTCTtcataaaaagttttttgattaaaatgaCAAGCGGGGAAATATAAGACTATTATTATACGAGAATGCTTATTAAATGAACATAAAACtgtgaaaatgtaaataaactatgttcataattttataaggttcactttaaatataaattatatgtaaagttGATCttgtaaattacttttttcgtCACATTTAATAGcctctatttaaatatttgaggtagaaaaaaaaaagaaagaaagagagagagagagagagagagagagagaatgtgtcaaaaattaaaagcatggaaaaaagtaattgataaaaattttacatttattttattcactaTAAGTATTTTCATAAAGAGTATAAGTATACTGTAGCGTTAATCGTTTTGATATTAGAtgcaataattttcatatcaaatttttatttatattcaggTAACATTTTGAAGTTAACGGGCCATCtaatatgattattaaattaattattataatcagtttttttcttcaagaaacattttgtaataGATCGTCTTAAAATGTCTTAAATCATGTATATTATacggaatttattattaattttgttatttgtataaatgATTATACGCAGCATCTATCGAGTatcactatatatatttataaagaaaattattctcaCTCAGTATCacacattatttaattattataatatctcatcttttattaataaataatatcatggAGAGATACATCGCCTCTCATACAAATGCTTTGTACGGAAATTTCGAGCAGTCAGTAAAGCACAGCGgtaataaattctattctgATGCATTATATATCCATGCAAAATGCATAGTCTAAGAGAAGACATGTTTGATGTATAACGCccatttattttcacaaataggAATGcatttcatgttttttatgaatatcgttatacgataaattatcatataaatattcaataaactATCATACCTTTTATCTGTGCATTCAATAACAGCGGATTTAACTAAGCCTCGtgaatttaaatactttaatttataatattaaaatttaaatttaacaacaaattgaaatgttaaatataaatataaataatttatataatatattacattaaattttaaatgttacgtgaaagatatacatataaaagagttatataaaattatgtatttctttatttttgtatatatgcgAACGCTTGGATTAATCATCCAATAGtatgcatttaataattatgcaaatattaaatctattataaacgaaaaaaatctaattctaatagtaaagaaattggttcttttatttaatcaaaatttaatacaggCTTTTTCACaacaaaactttaatttttgcatctcttaatattttaatattaaatattttgacacaATCATGTTTTGAAGTAAGATTCTTctgaaatgaaatttatactttGCGATAGTTTTGATCTTATCGATACCATTATAAGAGCCCGGAAAGTTTAATTGACTTTTTAAATCTTGTGATCTTATTATCATTATGCAAACAATTCGCCTAGTTCGTATCATAGGATACAGGTATGTGATAGGATACGCTAGGTATATGATACAAAAgtgttttaaagttatttatctgCAGAAAGTttgaattttctaaaaattttttaattaacaatattatataaataatttattaaacatatgttTAGTTTAATTTGTAAAGGCAAAGtaaattgtacaaatttataagaaaatatattttttttctgagacGATTTAAGATATTAGTTTTTCACAATCAaacatattgtattaaaaattaaaaatgtataaaaactaAATGTGTTGATCTTTTATCAAAcatttgttacaaaaaattagttatttatttagttgcaaaatttttatctggAGAAAATCttatgcaataatattaaaataattttatataaatataaaatggttatatatgcaaattatgTGTCATATGATCTATGccgttaataattatacactgAACAGAAACGCGTAATATTCTCACAGTTGTATCACTATTggtgtaaaattaaattatcgacACTTGGAATAATCATGTTGTGGTTGACGCAAATCGAACACATTCAAATCATAACACTCGAAACCGTTTCATGTCACAAAGAACACAATAGTGGACAATGTAACTTTACTTttgaattaaatgttattccgtaaataaatattcaattataagaaagattttataagataataaaatataataaaatataattctttcattttataaaataatattatgggaataaatgttatatcttgtataatatcatgttaattatgttaaagttATACcactacaattattataaatctgaGATATATTTAccataaatataagataatttttatttattagaaaaattgatcaaaatattgtatatattgtacatacaaaACAGATTTTTTGTGGTATGATTAGTATGTTTAGTATTTTTCGttaagaaaaagattaaactttttttttaaataattctaattttttttaataattcctaTGTATCGTAtacattaatacatataatattatagtaattttttacctttattgtattatttattagatgcTTACAGATTTATCGTCATTTCATTGTAAATAAACTTGCAATTGATTAATGACCAAAAATGTATTCACAATCTcaagatattacaaataaaatttttttttaatttacatcttttttcttttaagcaGGATGGATGGCTGAATATAAAATGCAGGAATAGTCAGTGTACATGTAGATTCAATGCTTCATCGATTATACATATTGAGAAATAAGATATTACCAATTAGTCTGACTGTATgcattctattatattatatgaggTTGTGCTATTATGCTGAAAAAGATACAACAAATAATTCTTATCTGCAAATAATTATGTGCGATGTACAGATTAGTTTAAGTTTTTAAGTAATTCCTTTGAAGGTCTGTCGTTACTGATAGTCTGATCATTAAAAGtctattttgttttacaaatGTCGGTTAAACCTTTGTTAAACTAAGTTGAGTTAATCTTTTTTGGCTCTAGAACTAAGATTAGGAGAAAGATAAACATAGTCAGTAAATTAATCTtgaagttaataaatatttgcaaaactgGCAATAAGTTTGAAAGCTTTACGCACAAAATCAATCTGCGGCTAAATTAAAACTAAGAAAAAAGATTGTAAGAAACGGGTGGCAATCGACTTTATTTCAAAtctaagatatttttaaaatacgattgataaagaatataaaaagttcATTGATCGGCTTGgaatatgcaaataaatattaagttaacaaaatatattgaatgaataatgtatgatacaatctcatattattttattacgagtattgattttattcatcaataaaatcaacaaaaatattattttattgatattccTTGATCCCACTTTTCCACggttgttaatttattaaaaataaataaattttttcattcgatcaaaaatatattatttttaatcattattaatttaaataatagtaataatataataaacattatatatattaaataaatatataaagagaataTTCGAATGTTTGTATTCCGAAATATTGTTGATATATTCAACGATTGAATTTATTGTACATGGCAAAGTATATGTATGGCATTGTACATGAAAAGAGGGCAATCGCCGGAATTTTGTCCCGAATACcaggatataaataatacgatGGTTCCGCTCGAAGCAGACTGTGCTCTTTTCTTCAATCCTTTGTTAAAAGAGCAATATTGAAAAGGCAATGTTGAAAGTCCATATCTGTTAAAATGTATCCAATCCTGCTttcaatttctcaaaaaatataagaccCACTCGGAAGAGCacagataaaaaagaatatgaaatatgtaaattattctcattctctcttcaattttattcttacagGGTCATTAcgtcttttaaattttacaatatttctgCGTAAAATTATCCTAACATCaatgtttcaaattaaattgttttatgcactatagtattattaaaatgaaaaaatataaaaaataagaactaATGAAAGCATGTAAGTACTGAAAGCATTAGAAAGCAAAACGTTTTAGTATCTAATTCTAATTTCCAtctttcaataaatatcaCCTAAGAGATATAAACctgattacattttaatataccgagaaaattgaattttcctagaaatcaaattaatatgtagCGTTTGCGTCAttacatctttatattttcaattcttgttattgcgataataTAACAGCAgctaattaatagataataaacaGCAGTACTACgattaatatgataattacGATCAGTATTTCGctcgataaaaaatacaagtttgCTGACGAAATCTTTCTTAATAATGTTTAGCATTTAAATatctgtaatttattttcttgcaacgttGCAAATAGTGATTTGTTTAGACATTCCCCCagaacattttctttcttattgcGTGTAAGTATTAGAGATACGAAGAATATTATGCGCATATTCTACTACATTTTATCATCTTGCTCGATATTTAACATTCCGTTTCATAATGTAAAACACGTAATCTTACAGATTATGGAGTTATGAATAAGCAAACACTTAAAACAAGAATGGGAACTCTGTAGTAACATGCAAATGCAAATGAGATTAAacacgaaataattattatattgttgcaTCCGAACTTCGTATCGCATTTCGCAGCATTCGCGATTCACAAcacgatattaaattttacgtcCAAGATCAATCGTATTTCGTAGTtgttatgttaaatatacattaacaTTTGCTTGTATAAAGCAAACGTTCGTAATGATAACAGCATATAATAGTAAACTATAActgtatcaaaatataattatgcagCCAATCACAATGCGATCATTCGGTTTGGTCGACTTAAATtgcttctcttttctttcgttGATGATTCTTCGATTTACAGATCAATATTCTTATCGTCTttgatattgatttttcttacattaatgtacttttttctttgttagatAAGATAAATCACAGTAGTGATTTCCccgcgttaaaaaaaaagaaaagataagatAAATCAAACTCTTATTTTTAAGCAgagatgtaataatttaatataaaatacttataagcagaataatttgaaaaaatgaatTGCATAATACAAACtaaatactcaaaatagcattatacaaacaaaaaaaattattttgtgcttgtgtttttttaaatcaaacttagtacaaaatattacatactaaatatgatttttgtaaaatttacctAGAAaagtcacggtgcggtctcgaTTCGCGTGTACTTGGGGCGAAACACtatcgtgtctcttgataagaaaaataatatacttaaacACAACACAAAATATGTCATTACTTCTTTTAAAACTGGCCATAGAATTATGTAGAATTTTTCCATtatgtcattattttttattacacacaCGCAGATCGccaattgaatttattttttaatatttacgaattgcgtatatgaaatataaaaaattaaattgttaagaaaccgatttttatctctattaaaataaataaaatgtcatattttattttaataaaaacgcaCAAATAAGAACACACCGAAGGGtaagataagaaaaattttcaatcacttacaagaaaaataagataaaaatgtaaaaatatctttacgtTACACTCAAAACGATATAGTAAAACAATATCATAAACTTATttccaaatatataaatttacaaaccAAGTATCcgtaataaacatataaatcgatcttataatcaaattaaaaattaatgttttcatatagtcaataattaatttgcatgttacatttttttaataagtatgCATTGCCATCATAATCTTTTACTCGTCTAACTCGATAAAACGACGTTTTATCTCCTTAAAACTGTGCGCACTGTAAAATGAACTTTATCCCGcttctaatattaatttccggtAGAAAATGGTGactttaaaacttatttacttttattcgaAGTGACAAATGACTTAGAATTCAATCCTTATCTTATGAAAGATGATAGTTTCAATATCTTCTGGATTGCGTCGAGAAATTCGTAATGTGATTGAGTACCTGAAGCGTACAGGTAAACATCAAAACATGGAAATCGATATTCGCACGTGTTTATTAGCAGCAACGGAGAATCTCTAATTCCCTAATCGTTAAGTTCCTAAGTTCCGTAATAAAAGTTAGTATTAAATGTTTCaagatatttcttatattcttccttttcctttaaaagaaaatctgttaaacaaaaatgtatataaatgactATCAATATGCGGAATCAAATGGaaatttctttatgttttaGAAACAATCTAAGGATGAAACAGattcttacaaaataattttgcagtgTCTTTTGCAACGAAATTTATGTCTTGAAtctgaattatatatgtatttatttattacataatatataattccatATCTACTTCTTTCGTATCATATGTACACAAAACGCGCTTGAAAAATAGCAATGAATGGAAAACATAAATTCTTCAATAACACATCTACTTTTCTCTGTTTGTTGTTTTAACAgtaaaaattctgaaattatGTATGCTAAAATGAGTCGAATGAGGAGCTGAGTGTTGTTATTCTTTAAACATACCGAGAATTCCAAGCtatgttttacatttaacatgaacaaaaatgcaaatgtttctgttaaaattaaattacaagaaaaaatgtttctaattaTCATTTTTGAACTTTTATACATGAAATAGCTTTCATTTCTTGATGTTTCTGGATAAATTCAAACAATGGAACAACGCGTACAGATGTAATGTATATTTGCTACAACAGACTTTAATTCAATCTAAATATACAGATGGTATTAATAGCAGagtattaaaatcagaatgtAAAGTCAAAAGCACGAACATACTTATCTtagctttaattatatatcatactATAAAGTTTAACTTACGATATAATCAAAGTGAAAGAAtattccaaaattattttaaaagaatacgATGATTGAATCAACATTGaggcataaatataaatattttttataggaaacatattttttttgtagtaggtaaatatttttcatcacGCATATTTTTACTCATGCGAagaaaaattctgaatatcTCTCAAACCTATCTTtggataaatatttctcaaaatatattttatgaatatgtTTCTCTCGCGTCGATTATAACTTCTAATTTGTAGAGGCGATATCCCGAGATATATACGTCGCGCAATCGTTTACGCCTCTCTATACACCCACTGATAGCGGTATCAATAGCCGTGCAAAAAGCAGATTCCACGCGATTCACGATATGTCGATAACATATACCAAGTCGCGATTATAAACAGCGAGCAGCAGGAAGCGGCAATGCACGCGCACGTCGATCCGTAAAGATGAATGGTGGCGGTTGGTTATGTAAGCTGTGGGGAGTATTTATACGTCGGTCCAAAATAGTCGACAAACCGCATTCGGAGGTGGCACGTTTCTCTGATAGCATATGGTTGTCGACACACTTTTTATCGGGGCGACAATATATCAAAtcctaatataaaaaaatctcacGTTTGATGAATTAAAGGGCATTGACACCATGATATTTAAATGTCTATCCACTCGCTTTAAAGAGATATGCGATGATTTattatacagttttatttttgcattatataCATTCCATATCATATTTATCAATTCTATAATAAAGTGATTGATATGATAGTTCTCCTCATAATTGTCAGCCAAGGCGGATcctgtttatttttattataaaccgATTTGTGTGAACATGTTCTTTACatgttttttactttttctataGTAGCAGTACGCCTTTAAGGAATCGCATAAACAGGTAAACTATTTCCAGATCTGTTGATGTTTCGGATTACATATGCTTGCCTTGATGCTCTACTCATACGAACagcatacatatacatgcgGTCGATCGCGGGGAACCCAATATTTCAATGTTTACTCATCGAGATTTATGACAACACATGTGTGTGGGAAGAAACACTCTTCTTAACTGATACCGCGAGTGCTATATCCCGAATTTCAAGGCCTCACATCTTCAACAGTAATCCAGggaaaagatataataaaaaataacatctgcatatatcttaatattttctgacaATGTGGAAGTCacgcaaaattttttctattttagtaATGTCACACgttaaattttccaaaattatgataagagcacaataattatatattattcaattattctgTAAACTAATTcaatgtatgtgtgtatatatattatatataatgttgtaGATGTGAATTGTGTCATAATAAATCGTGCACGGACAAACACTTAACGGTATCAGTTAAGTGAAAGatatatgcgtatatatacGGACATGTGAGCATTACTCAAGTGGATAAAAGCTTTAAAGCAaagaaaacattatataacaCATCCCGAAGCGCGTTTTGCTAAACTTTAAATGTcgatatacataattattattcgaaatataaattccAATGGAAATCCGcacgaatatagaaaacgggctAACTAAGAACCAGGCGCGGTAAATAATGcgcaaaagttttatttttatttctattttacatatcttccAACCTTGATTGCGCGCCGActaaacagaataaaaaattaagtcgaatcgatttaattaagtgtagggggggaggggattttactactccaaccggaactgtgtttcaagtctgacAAATTTAGTCGGCGCGCAGTCAAGGTtggaaatatgtaaaatagaaataaaaatacaactttTGCGCATTATTTACCGCGCCTGGTTTTTAGTTTgcccgttttctatattcgtacataattattgttttaatatttattagatattttttaataaagcaaaattattacgCATATAATCTTCCTCAAGTTatctttcaatttaaaaattaattaatttctgttctctttatattttttctctttatagtctattaatattaacatttaaaaaatttaatttatgtaaatattgtacagATTTGAGGGAAAAATCAGTATACACGATTTATTTTTcgacatataattttctaacatagaaatatatatattatacatataagaaaagcaaatattttaattaatgtgtccgacggattaaaattttttacgatacagagctacaatattataatatacaacatGAATTCACAACAAAAtaacgtgatataaaataaaatctctttatGTAAGAAAAGCGGCATAAAGACAACCCACATCTCCAATAGCATATATACAGATTAGTTGCATGCATGAGCAACATCAAAATACAATTTAGGGGAGGAAACTTACCGGGATTTGATTGAGATTGATATCAGATTTCTCCCTGTTGGGACAATTTGCAGTGTAACCGGGCTCCTGATTGAATCGCCTGTTGAACTTTAGGAGATTCCTCATAATCATGGTGTTCATCACGATGATGAGTACGAGCGGCACGATCAGACTCGCTATACTATCGATAATGCTAATAATCTGCATGGTCTCCAGGTACTCGATCTTTAGTTCGCACACCTCGTCGCCGCCCTGGTTCTTCACTACCCCGGCGGTGACGAAGGCGTACGAATGGCTAACCAAGGCGAGAATTGTTAGCACTAGGATGATCGTCTTTGCACGCGCCACGGTGCACATGTGCGGTCGGTGCAGCGGATACTGTACGGCGATGAATCTCTCCACGGTGAAGGCGACAATTAGCCAAACGCTGAGCGAACTGCAAACTGCGCTGACGTACACCAGAGTTTCGCACCAGCCGTTATTGTTAAAGACTTTCCATCCGATTGTACTGTTAAGCCACACGAGAAGCAGGGACATGAGGAAACTAAAATCGGTGGTGGCCAACGCCGCCAAATAGTAACTGGAGCTACGTAGCTTCAGATGCGTCTTGAGGAAAACCACGCACGACAACAGGTTGCCCACCAAGCCCAGCAAGATGATAGACGGTATGTAGTATATATGGCAAAAATCTAGAAGGAAGTAGAGCGAGTTGCAGAAGCTGTCCGATTCCTCTTCTATCTCGAAAATCGTTTCGAGGCTGTGATTTTGATGATCGTAGTACGTTACGTTCGACCAGGCCGTCGATCTTCGAAATCGCGACAGGCCGCCGATCGTCGCCGGTATATGGCGACATCCCAGAGTGTTACTCGACAGTTTTTGAAACGCGAACATGATTGCTCTCGATTGTGAGATTATATTGACAGAGACAATCTTTCCTCGATGCTTGTTGCTTCAAGAAACTGTTCAATCCGCAAAATCGGTCACGATGCACAAAGTGCATCAGCGAAAATTGCACGTtgcaatattattgtttattctCCAGATTCGTTAGTGCGACATCGTTGATCAGGCCAGTATGGGTCACGAAGTACGGAATGCTGGAATCGAGAGTGCAACAGGCGAAATGATGATCCAACTGGAATTCCCAGTTCTTTCCCGGAACGCATAGCTCACGTTGATAAGGACGCGTGTACCTACGCATTTGATGGGGACTTGTCAAAGTCATAGATAGTATAGTCGTTGAACATGAACGACAGTGTCCTACGCAGAATTACGTTAAGTATTCGAATCATGCGTGATGAACATCATAATAAATTGTTCGACAGAAATTCCCTGTGCTTTCTCCAATGTCACACTGCGAAAATCAGTTAGCGATGAGTAACAAAAGATTGATAAAGTTTCTCTAAATTTACAGGCAATGAATACAagtaatagattataatattctaGAAAAACTCAGACTGAGAATTAGACGTTTAATTCGCATCGAAGTTTCgtacatatttattcaataaatgttcaaaaaaatgtataattaaattgatgtaGAAAGCtctgatataaaatatccaaCGAGTAAAAAAGGAGCAGagctaattaaaaatcagGCACGGTAAACAGCGCGCAGATCGTTcctttgttttataaaatgttattcattttgtacattttgtaCGTTCTTAGTTTCAGACCAcaccattaaaaaataacaatcgTGTGAGTCATGTATACGTCTATACGGTGACCctctaaaatgtttatttcaaaCAAATGTCAGTTGTACCTCGTTGCTTGTGATTCATCTGGCTCTTTCCGATGGATGAGATCCGAACAAATCCTCCCGTTACGGCTGGAATCGAATGGAGCCTCTTTAACGCTTATTCGTCGTGAATTCCAAGAGAATCGCCGATAAACGTATACACGACTAACACGATTATTATTCGCTGAGGATGGTCCGAAACTAGAACCGAAAACGTAcagaataaataacattttacaaaaacgGAAAAATAATCTGCTCGCTGTTTACCGTGCTTGATTCTTATGATTAGTCCCGTTTCTCCTTTACCAGttgaatattcataatttaactAAGAGACTATTTGATCGGACACATTCGATTGCAACGCGAACGCATTCCGTTGTGAACGAACGCGCTGCGTAATGGTTGGAAGTTTTCCAACGTTGCTGACACCGTCGGTATTGAGCGCA
This genomic stretch from Temnothorax longispinosus isolate EJ_2023e chromosome 9, Tlon_JGU_v1, whole genome shotgun sequence harbors:
- the LOC139818590 gene encoding uncharacterized protein isoform X2, whose translation is MFAFQKLSSNTLGCRHIPATIGGLSRFRRSTAWSNVTYYDHQNHSLETIFEIEEESDSFCNSLYFLLDFCHIYYIPSIILLGLVGNLLSCVVFLKTHLKLRSSSYYLAALATTDFSFLMSLLLVWLNSTIGWKVFNNNGWCETLVYVSAVCSSLSVWLIVAFTVERFIAVQYPLHRPHMCTVARAKTIILVLTILALVSHSYAFVTAGVVKNQGGDEVCELKIEYLETMQIISIIDSIASLIVPLVLIIVMNTMIMRNLLKFNRRFNQEPGYTANCPNREKSDINLNQIPSANSSNNGGGGNINLVSLVGTNGTRRPPSQQSSFHSSKNHSRHQPTSAPPSTPRNVCQITEIEAPCIHVRSSCRNLGSTRFNQESITKMLVLISTVFILLNLPSYVIRLCVFFFALAKKNTPETLWCLQQFFMLLYYTNFSINFLLYAMCGITFRRCLEQILRRILKSMTRYHCSPQRTEID
- the LOC139818590 gene encoding uncharacterized protein isoform X1, giving the protein MFAFQKLSSNTLGCRHIPATIGGLSRFRRSTAWSNVTYYDHQNHSLETIFEIEEESDSFCNSLYFLLDFCHIYYIPSIILLGLVGNLLSCVVFLKTHLKLRSSSYYLAALATTDFSFLMSLLLVWLNSTIGWKVFNNNGWCETLVYVSAVCSSLSVWLIVAFTVERFIAVQYPLHRPHMCTVARAKTIILVLTILALVSHSYAFVTAGVVKNQGGDEVCELKIEYLETMQIISIIDSIASLIVPLVLIIVMNTMIMRNLLKFNRRFNQEPGYTANCPNREKSDINLNQIPSANSSNNGGGGNINLVSLVGTNGTRRPPSQQSSFHSSKNHSRHQPTSAPPSTPRNVCQITEIEAPCIHVRSSCRNLGSTRFNQESITKMLVLISTVFILLNLPSYVIRLCVFFFALAKKNTPETLWCLQQFFMLLYYTNFSINFLLYAMCGITFRRCLEQILRRILKSMTRYHCSPQRESVSP